Proteins encoded in a region of the Parafrankia discariae genome:
- a CDS encoding WD40 repeat domain-containing serine/threonine protein kinase gives MIIDRERVAAALPGYTLGAELGAGAFGLVLAGEHRRMGRPVAVKVMRAEGPEGLAVSFDGEARTLGGLDHPHIVRAYDYLDVDGLCLVVMELLPGGTLTRRRADLSAPQACAVGLAVAAALDHAHTRGVLHRDIKADNILFAADDTVKVTDFGIAKIFEGSAASASGLAGTPQYMAPEQIETGRLGPATDIYALGIVLYRLLTGRAPFDPRQPIQALWRQHLTSPPPPMDDVPGPLAEVVLTALAKDPADRQADARVFAVDLAHAATRVHGSDWTGPTGLPLHLPDQVRRALHPPAPAVTAPAADPLPTSAKTPAGTGDAGDAGEPTVLAAPPPVTALSPAPPRRRRWRLPAAVCAAIALAAAVTITLLTTLPTTAAGWSHPKPLGQPLTGHTAAVTSVAFSPDRHTLATGSRDHTVRLWNVTTPTGPQPLGQPLTGHSAAVTSVAFSPDG, from the coding sequence ATGATCATCGATCGGGAACGAGTCGCCGCGGCGCTGCCCGGCTACACGCTGGGCGCCGAGCTGGGTGCCGGGGCGTTCGGTCTGGTCCTGGCAGGCGAACACCGGCGGATGGGCCGGCCGGTCGCGGTCAAGGTGATGCGCGCCGAGGGCCCGGAAGGCCTCGCGGTGAGCTTCGACGGCGAGGCCCGCACCCTGGGCGGGTTGGACCATCCCCACATCGTGCGTGCCTACGACTACCTCGACGTCGACGGGCTGTGCCTGGTCGTGATGGAACTGCTGCCCGGGGGCACCCTCACCCGCCGCCGCGCGGACCTCAGCGCCCCGCAGGCCTGTGCGGTCGGCCTGGCCGTCGCCGCCGCGTTGGACCACGCCCACACCCGCGGGGTGCTGCACCGCGACATCAAGGCCGACAACATCCTGTTCGCCGCCGACGACACGGTGAAAGTCACCGACTTCGGCATCGCGAAGATCTTCGAGGGATCCGCGGCCAGCGCCAGCGGCCTGGCCGGCACCCCCCAGTACATGGCCCCCGAGCAGATCGAAACCGGCCGGCTCGGCCCGGCCACCGACATCTACGCCCTCGGGATCGTCCTCTACCGGCTCCTGACCGGCCGGGCGCCGTTCGACCCCAGGCAGCCGATCCAGGCACTGTGGCGCCAGCACCTGACCAGCCCACCCCCGCCGATGGACGATGTTCCCGGCCCTCTCGCCGAGGTCGTGCTCACCGCCCTGGCCAAGGACCCCGCCGACCGCCAGGCCGACGCCCGTGTCTTCGCCGTCGACCTCGCCCACGCCGCCACCCGCGTCCACGGCTCCGACTGGACCGGCCCCACCGGCCTGCCCCTGCACCTGCCCGACCAGGTCCGCCGTGCCCTGCACCCGCCCGCACCGGCGGTGACCGCGCCGGCGGCCGACCCTCTCCCCACGTCAGCAAAGACACCAGCGGGAACCGGGGACGCGGGGGACGCGGGGGAGCCCACGGTCCTCGCCGCCCCGCCCCCGGTCACCGCGCTTTCCCCAGCGCCCCCACGCCGACGGCGATGGCGCCTGCCAGCCGCGGTCTGCGCGGCAATCGCTCTCGCCGCCGCTGTCACGATCACGCTGCTCACCACCCTGCCGACCACCGCCGCAGGCTGGTCCCACCCGAAACCCCTCGGCCAGCCCCTCACCGGCCACACCGCCGCGGTGACCTCGGTGGCGTTCTCCCCCGACAGGCACACCCTGGCCACCGGCAGCCGGGACCACACGGTGCGACTGTGGAACGTCACCACCCCCACCGGACCACAACCCCTCGGCCAGCCCCTCACCGGCCACAGCGCCGCGGTGACCTCGGTGGCGTTCTCCCCCGACGGC